In the genome of Thermosphaera aggregans DSM 11486, one region contains:
- a CDS encoding cation diffusion facilitator family transporter has protein sequence MNGENRRGKMRAGVLEATVSIVLNTFLFVAKLYAGIVSNSVAVLADAFHTLSDSLTSVVVLIGVWIGFKPPDKEHPFGHQRVEQIATVVIATMLGIVGYEFFKQSLEKLLNRESLTFSTIALGVMALSAVSKELLARWAERLGGEYDMSSIRADAWHHRSDAVASLLIIIGLLVGDMYWWVDGVLGLAVSGLIIYLAWSLIKTASNRLIGRAPSRAEEYELRKIVSSIVPQASDLHHIHIHEYGDHVEITLHLRLDSKITLEEAHRMATLIEEAVKEKLGWEATIHLEPDKKVDYEHSTD, from the coding sequence ATGAATGGGGAAAACCGAAGAGGGAAGATGAGAGCAGGGGTATTGGAAGCAACGGTTTCGATAGTACTCAATACGTTTCTCTTCGTGGCCAAACTCTACGCTGGAATAGTCTCGAACTCTGTAGCTGTATTGGCGGACGCCTTCCATACTTTATCCGACAGTTTAACGTCAGTAGTAGTATTGATAGGGGTTTGGATAGGCTTCAAACCCCCTGATAAAGAGCACCCGTTCGGTCACCAGAGGGTTGAACAAATAGCTACTGTCGTCATCGCCACTATGCTAGGTATTGTAGGATACGAGTTTTTCAAGCAGAGTCTTGAGAAGCTTCTCAACCGGGAATCGCTCACGTTTTCAACCATAGCGCTTGGTGTAATGGCTTTATCAGCTGTTTCCAAGGAATTGCTTGCCAGATGGGCTGAGCGGCTGGGGGGAGAATACGATATGAGCAGTATTAGAGCTGATGCATGGCATCATAGAAGCGATGCTGTAGCCTCTTTGTTAATTATTATTGGGTTATTAGTAGGCGACATGTACTGGTGGGTTGATGGAGTCCTAGGCCTGGCCGTGTCAGGACTGATAATATATCTTGCATGGTCTTTAATTAAAACTGCCTCAAACCGTCTAATAGGACGCGCACCATCTCGCGCTGAAGAGTATGAGTTGAGAAAGATAGTTTCGTCCATAGTTCCCCAAGCAAGCGATTTGCACCATATACATATCCACGAGTATGGAGACCACGTTGAGATAACGCTACATTTAAGGCTCGACTCGAAGATTACTCTAGAGGAAGCACACAGGATGGCAACACTAATAGAGGAAGCAGTGAAGGAAAAGCTTGGATGGGAGGCGACAATACACCTTGAGCCCGATAAAAAAGTAGACTACGAACATTCAACCGATTAA
- a CDS encoding 4Fe-4S dicluster domain-containing protein yields the protein MPIWILRDFSKCSSCKLCEIACSLKHEGVVWPEASRIRIYELIPGLPVISTCVQCDDYPCVSSCPFQALSTGEHGQVLVDENKCTLCGTCVYACPGKIPRIVRGKLGVIICDLCNGEPECVKICGEMGYHALQLVNKPDGEIVKNYLVSPEDASLKLLAKAIGEE from the coding sequence GTGCCCATTTGGATTCTGAGAGATTTCTCAAAATGCTCCTCGTGCAAGCTCTGCGAGATAGCGTGCTCCTTGAAACACGAGGGCGTGGTGTGGCCCGAGGCGTCACGTATAAGGATTTACGAGTTGATACCTGGTTTACCGGTTATATCTACGTGTGTTCAATGCGACGATTACCCCTGTGTCTCCTCATGCCCGTTTCAGGCATTGAGTACTGGTGAGCATGGTCAGGTACTTGTGGACGAGAACAAGTGCACTTTATGCGGTACATGTGTTTATGCATGCCCCGGTAAAATACCAAGGATTGTACGCGGGAAGCTGGGCGTGATCATATGCGACCTATGCAATGGGGAACCGGAGTGTGTTAAAATATGCGGTGAAATGGGCTACCATGCCTTACAGTTAGTTAACAAACCTGACGGCGAGATTGTTAAAAACTACCTTGTAAGTCCCGAGGATGCGTCTTTAAAGCTACTAGCTAAGGCGATTGGTGAGGAATAA
- a CDS encoding ABC transporter ATP-binding protein, with protein sequence MSSEIAVQLEDLWARYGSGEWILKGLNLSVSKGESVLIVGATGSGKTTLARILNGTAGPIYGVEVKGSYKVNGVEALGLDPFILGLKIHVVSQNPYIHFLNFILEHDYRDYARKVYGDRFEKQVVEKTLTQFNIRELRHHYFFNLSGGQARRAATGKALIPNPEILVFDEPFMWLDDKGVNEFLDMLHLLKKLGKTIIVFEHRFNKVIRFFDRVCVLRNGKIEEADVSALIKIAAAKTLGSNPVYQSNQGERGEVVLRMENVTFGYREPVLSNVSLELKRGEGVAIIGLNGTGKTTLLKLITGYLKPWGGRIKVRGRLIYIPQLIHMFYTEGSLMEEAVKLCKSVDGGEACIDRALRALVKEGLNPDKPPSQLSHGQMVKAAILLASNTVKPDLILLDEPFSGLTYIDRFNIIKLLSETPSAKLLTTSSWEFTGLLNNWRLMMLENGGLKQAEPLEKPLNVLFSVELAKLLMGVED encoded by the coding sequence ATGAGTAGTGAGATAGCGGTACAACTAGAGGATTTGTGGGCAAGGTATGGTAGTGGAGAATGGATTCTGAAAGGGCTGAACCTAAGCGTTAGCAAGGGGGAGTCTGTACTTATAGTAGGGGCCACAGGCTCCGGGAAAACCACTTTAGCAAGGATTTTAAACGGAACCGCGGGGCCCATCTACGGGGTTGAGGTGAAAGGGTCCTACAAGGTCAACGGTGTAGAAGCTCTAGGGTTAGACCCTTTCATCCTCGGCTTGAAAATCCACGTTGTCTCGCAAAACCCTTACATTCATTTTTTAAACTTCATCCTTGAGCATGATTACAGGGATTACGCGAGAAAGGTCTACGGAGATAGGTTTGAGAAGCAAGTAGTTGAGAAAACTCTAACACAGTTCAACATTCGCGAACTACGGCACCACTACTTCTTCAACCTCTCCGGAGGGCAGGCGAGGCGGGCTGCAACTGGGAAAGCCCTTATACCCAATCCTGAGATACTGGTTTTCGACGAGCCGTTCATGTGGCTGGATGACAAAGGAGTTAACGAGTTCCTGGACATGCTCCATCTTTTGAAAAAGCTTGGCAAAACCATTATCGTCTTCGAGCACCGCTTCAACAAGGTGATAAGGTTTTTCGACAGAGTGTGCGTGCTGAGAAATGGGAAGATTGAAGAAGCAGATGTATCAGCGTTGATCAAGATTGCGGCAGCGAAGACTCTTGGTTCAAACCCTGTTTACCAGTCTAACCAAGGAGAGCGTGGAGAAGTAGTCTTAAGAATGGAGAACGTAACATTCGGCTACAGGGAGCCGGTGCTGAGCAACGTTAGCTTAGAGCTCAAGAGGGGCGAGGGCGTTGCTATAATAGGGTTAAACGGAACAGGTAAGACCACCCTTCTCAAACTCATCACGGGCTACTTGAAGCCCTGGGGAGGAAGGATCAAGGTGAGGGGTCGCCTGATCTACATTCCACAGTTAATCCACATGTTCTACACGGAGGGGAGCCTTATGGAGGAAGCAGTAAAGCTATGCAAGTCTGTGGATGGGGGCGAGGCCTGCATCGACAGAGCTTTAAGAGCGCTAGTGAAAGAGGGGTTGAACCCGGACAAGCCTCCCAGCCAGTTATCGCATGGGCAAATGGTTAAGGCTGCAATTCTGCTGGCTTCAAACACGGTTAAGCCGGACTTAATCCTGCTTGACGAGCCTTTCAGCGGGCTCACATATATCGACAGGTTCAACATTATCAAGCTACTCTCGGAAACACCCTCTGCGAAACTGTTGACAACGAGCAGTTGGGAGTTCACCGGGTTGTTGAACAACTGGAGGCTCATGATGCTTGAGAATGGTGGTTTAAAGCAGGCTGAACCGTTGGAGAAGCCTTTGAACGTGCTATTCAGCGTTGAGCTCGCGAAGCTGTTAATGGGTGTTGAGGATTGA
- a CDS encoding rhomboid family intramembrane serine protease → MVVVPEQPVRYLRKRPVVTVLLVLANLAVYFYTSRARSFLQTDPYFIYTYGFNPLFLSTLEGVKRVFTSMFIHADLFHIVFNMLFLYLFGKSVEAVTGSLRFLLLYLAGGLGAVLFHVALIPIGGYEALVIPAVGASGAISAVLGAFFILFPHTRVSLCMFFFFLPICLPLPSSIYLLIWFAEQVIYGYLNLGGVAYFAHAGGFIAGMATTWLIASGPIKRLKTRLTSPLEEYLHSIGVFPRKFYTLGAGTKVLATILLLALLAGFYISWERNKEMTSVYSLSVEAGGLNDTVILYKQNDSWIVSQSHVDTVRFVINRLHPVGLLANPELANQSITNRAIPTYFVEIYGVRTPVNLHIEVATYDSKGLVEVFKGSMRSYFVIITETGEVFLNTTREVYVSFSIEKGRVETLKYIDYSIYASAGLTVIAIGVVLAADRFSVVTDMVYE, encoded by the coding sequence ATGGTTGTGGTTCCGGAACAACCTGTTAGATACTTAAGGAAGCGTCCAGTTGTCACAGTACTGCTTGTGCTAGCAAACCTGGCTGTTTACTTTTACACGAGCAGGGCAAGGTCTTTTCTGCAGACGGACCCATACTTCATCTACACTTACGGATTCAACCCCTTGTTTCTCTCCACGCTTGAAGGCGTTAAGAGGGTCTTTACCAGTATGTTTATTCATGCAGATCTTTTCCACATAGTATTCAACATGCTCTTCCTCTACTTATTCGGGAAGAGCGTGGAAGCCGTAACTGGATCACTAAGATTTCTCCTACTCTACCTTGCAGGAGGGTTGGGCGCGGTTCTATTCCATGTCGCTTTAATCCCCATAGGTGGCTATGAAGCCCTCGTCATACCTGCGGTAGGGGCTTCTGGAGCCATTAGCGCAGTCTTAGGAGCGTTTTTCATATTATTCCCTCATACAAGAGTATCGCTATGCATGTTCTTTTTCTTCCTCCCAATATGCCTCCCACTGCCGTCCTCAATATACTTGCTGATATGGTTCGCTGAGCAGGTCATATATGGATACTTAAACCTCGGGGGAGTGGCTTACTTCGCGCACGCAGGAGGGTTTATAGCAGGAATGGCAACCACCTGGCTAATAGCTTCAGGGCCGATAAAACGGTTGAAAACCAGGTTGACGAGCCCCCTGGAGGAATATCTTCATTCAATAGGTGTCTTCCCGCGAAAATTCTACACGCTGGGAGCTGGGACCAAGGTGCTCGCAACCATTCTCCTCCTCGCACTCCTAGCCGGGTTCTACATTTCATGGGAGAGAAACAAGGAAATGACAAGCGTGTACTCGTTAAGCGTGGAAGCTGGAGGTTTGAACGACACGGTCATATTGTATAAGCAGAATGATTCGTGGATCGTTTCCCAAAGCCATGTAGACACCGTAAGGTTTGTCATTAACAGGCTCCACCCAGTAGGCCTCCTAGCCAATCCCGAGCTCGCCAACCAGTCCATCACAAATAGGGCCATACCCACGTATTTTGTCGAAATATATGGCGTTAGAACACCCGTTAACTTACATATAGAAGTAGCCACATACGACAGCAAGGGCTTGGTTGAAGTATTCAAGGGCAGTATGAGAAGCTACTTTGTCATAATCACCGAGACAGGGGAGGTGTTCTTAAACACTACCAGGGAGGTTTACGTATCGTTCAGTATTGAAAAAGGGCGGGTTGAAACCTTGAAATACATTGATTACTCTATCTACGCTTCCGCTGGGCTGACGGTTATAGCGATAGGAGTGGTCCTGGCTGCTGATAGGTTCAGTGTTGTAACAGATATGGTTTACGAGTAA
- a CDS encoding slipin family protein: MDPFTLLIILAIILFIGVPLLSSSIKIIREYERAVIFRLGRLLGAKGPGIVVVIPFFDNLAKVDLRLVTVDVPKQEIITRDNVSVKVDAVIYYRVIDPVSAITKVANFHYSVSLLGQTVLRDVLGQAELDDLLSRREELNKKISGILDEMTMPWGIKISAVTIKSVELPEELMRAMAKQAEAERWRRARIIEAEGERQASQILGEAARVYEEHPTALRLRELQTLIEVAREKALVVVTETGASSTGVSIASYKAIKEFEKKQGG; this comes from the coding sequence ATGGATCCGTTTACCTTACTAATAATTCTAGCGATAATACTATTCATCGGAGTTCCACTACTTTCGTCAAGCATTAAGATCATAAGAGAGTATGAAAGAGCTGTCATATTCAGGCTGGGAAGGCTTCTAGGTGCTAAAGGCCCTGGAATAGTGGTCGTCATCCCGTTCTTCGACAATCTGGCAAAAGTGGATTTAAGATTAGTCACGGTCGATGTCCCCAAGCAGGAGATAATAACAAGGGATAATGTTAGCGTGAAGGTTGACGCCGTTATCTACTACAGGGTGATAGACCCGGTTTCAGCGATAACCAAGGTTGCGAATTTCCATTACAGTGTCAGCCTACTGGGTCAAACCGTGTTGAGAGATGTGCTGGGGCAGGCAGAGCTGGACGATCTCCTGTCCAGGCGTGAGGAGTTGAATAAAAAGATCTCGGGAATTCTCGACGAGATGACAATGCCATGGGGCATCAAGATATCCGCTGTCACCATTAAGTCGGTTGAGCTACCCGAGGAGTTGATGAGAGCAATGGCGAAGCAGGCTGAGGCAGAGAGGTGGAGAAGGGCAAGGATTATAGAGGCTGAGGGTGAGAGGCAGGCTTCACAAATCCTCGGCGAGGCTGCAAGAGTTTATGAGGAGCATCCAACCGCTCTAAGGCTCAGGGAGCTTCAGACACTAATAGAGGTTGCCAGGGAGAAGGCGCTGGTAGTTGTTACTGAAACCGGCGCCTCGTCCACGGGAGTTTCAATAGCATCTTACAAGGCTATTAAAGAGTTCGAGAAGAAGCAGGGAGGATGA
- a CDS encoding alpha-amylase family glycosyl hydrolase, translating into MKRRELIIVAGLLLTVALILTLSSTLSRDQGVNTTPLFTTTTETVTQAPLKHFEDVYVSLMIEQLKCQPPKAPVYFRFTPFPNETIYRVSVAGDFTGWAPHDMFMLDNGTWTALFCVPPGTVVYKYLINGAWVRDMSTDHYGLPVDPDAQGYVDDGFGGKNALRQVSFPSETRFFIHIEDDPVYLSLADEMLVARLFTSNIRDASVYLVVNGEYYRMKKQLWTDYTIVWYREIPLYETIQYYFIIDFGTHGLRIFKDPVNKYFNSNATRFFKQVSWVREAIGYQIFPDRFYNGDPSNDLRGNETDELWLNELAGGVKPIFSSWSDPITSLHCCHQYFGGDLAGVLAKLDYLESLGVKMIYFNPIFLSGSAHGYDTYDYFLIDPKYGNETILRTLLDEAHRRGMKVIFDFVPNHVGIGFWAFRDVYRNGPRSPYWNWFIIKKWPFKLGDGTAYECWWGIGSLPKLNHSNLEVKQYLFNVALHWLEFGFDGLRIDAPLEVLDADNFYRELRTLVKERYPDAYIVAEIWSLSPEWLKGRHFDSLMNYALGRDILLQYAAGKKNGDQVFRDLYNYYAQVPVGVAGMGFNIIGSHDTSRILTDLGGGRIGSTPTNESIRRLKLLITLQFTVPGMPVIFQGDERGILGSSSYYDEQRYPIQWDRIIPEVYEAYSRMSWIKRNIPALKTSIISLYASNGSVISFFRGYDNEVLVIANNDLDSKIFTLPAGKWVVVSYGETRIVEGDLVIEGLAGIVLVRYDYAISLGLIG; encoded by the coding sequence ATGAAAAGACGGGAGCTAATTATTGTAGCGGGTTTACTCCTGACTGTAGCATTGATTCTTACCCTGTCTTCAACACTAAGTCGTGATCAAGGCGTAAACACAACTCCCTTGTTTACGACTACTACGGAGACTGTTACACAAGCCCCGTTGAAACATTTCGAAGACGTTTACGTTTCACTCATGATTGAGCAGTTAAAATGCCAGCCCCCTAAAGCACCTGTTTACTTCAGGTTTACACCATTTCCGAATGAAACAATTTACAGGGTCTCAGTAGCGGGCGATTTCACAGGCTGGGCCCCTCACGACATGTTCATGCTTGACAACGGGACGTGGACAGCCTTATTCTGCGTGCCTCCTGGAACAGTGGTTTACAAATACCTGATCAACGGGGCTTGGGTGAGAGACATGTCGACTGACCACTACGGGCTCCCGGTCGACCCGGATGCCCAAGGGTATGTTGACGACGGCTTCGGCGGGAAGAACGCTCTCAGACAGGTCTCTTTTCCAAGCGAGACCAGGTTCTTCATCCATATTGAAGACGACCCAGTGTATCTGTCGCTAGCTGATGAAATGCTTGTCGCTAGATTGTTCACCTCTAACATACGTGATGCCTCAGTGTATTTAGTCGTGAACGGGGAATACTATAGGATGAAGAAGCAGTTGTGGACTGACTACACAATCGTATGGTACAGGGAGATACCGCTCTACGAAACCATCCAGTACTATTTTATAATTGATTTCGGAACTCATGGATTGAGAATATTCAAGGACCCCGTAAACAAGTATTTCAACAGTAACGCCACAAGGTTCTTCAAACAAGTATCATGGGTTAGAGAGGCCATAGGGTACCAGATTTTCCCAGACAGATTCTACAACGGTGACCCCTCCAATGATCTCAGAGGTAATGAGACCGACGAGTTATGGCTTAACGAGTTGGCAGGAGGGGTTAAACCAATATTCTCCAGCTGGAGTGATCCAATAACGAGTCTTCACTGTTGCCACCAATACTTCGGAGGGGATTTAGCAGGGGTTCTCGCAAAACTCGACTACTTGGAGAGCTTGGGCGTTAAGATGATTTATTTCAACCCAATATTCCTCTCCGGTAGCGCCCACGGCTATGACACCTATGATTACTTCCTCATAGATCCCAAGTATGGAAATGAAACCATTCTGAGAACACTCCTCGATGAAGCGCACAGGCGTGGTATGAAAGTGATTTTCGACTTCGTCCCCAATCATGTCGGCATAGGCTTCTGGGCATTCAGGGACGTTTACAGAAACGGCCCGCGAAGCCCCTACTGGAACTGGTTTATAATTAAGAAGTGGCCGTTCAAGCTCGGGGACGGCACGGCCTACGAGTGCTGGTGGGGTATTGGTAGTTTGCCCAAGCTCAACCACTCCAATCTTGAGGTAAAGCAATACTTGTTCAACGTAGCCTTGCACTGGCTTGAATTCGGCTTTGACGGGTTGAGGATCGATGCCCCGCTTGAAGTGCTCGACGCTGACAACTTCTACAGGGAGCTGAGGACCCTCGTCAAGGAGCGCTACCCGGATGCCTACATAGTGGCCGAGATATGGAGCCTGAGTCCTGAGTGGCTTAAGGGAAGGCATTTCGACAGCTTAATGAACTATGCGCTCGGAAGGGACATCCTTCTACAATACGCGGCGGGCAAGAAAAACGGTGATCAAGTCTTCAGAGACCTTTACAACTACTATGCTCAAGTCCCCGTGGGGGTCGCGGGCATGGGTTTCAACATTATAGGTTCGCACGACACTTCGAGAATCCTGACAGATCTGGGGGGTGGAAGGATTGGCTCAACTCCAACGAACGAGTCTATAAGGAGGCTGAAGCTTCTCATCACGCTCCAGTTCACAGTCCCGGGCATGCCGGTCATTTTCCAAGGAGATGAGAGGGGCATTTTAGGGTCGTCCAGCTACTACGATGAGCAGAGGTATCCGATCCAATGGGATAGGATAATACCCGAGGTTTACGAAGCCTACTCGAGAATGTCGTGGATTAAAAGAAACATTCCAGCGCTTAAAACCAGCATTATTTCTCTTTACGCTTCAAACGGGTCGGTAATATCCTTCTTCAGAGGCTATGATAATGAGGTGTTGGTGATCGCGAATAATGATCTTGATTCAAAAATATTCACCCTTCCAGCTGGTAAATGGGTTGTTGTATCTTACGGCGAGACAAGAATTGTTGAGGGAGACCTTGTTATCGAGGGTTTGGCGGGGATTGTTTTAGTGAGATATGATTACGCTATATCCCTTGGCTTAATCGGTTGA
- a CDS encoding NfeD family protein has product MRRNRLQLFFTVSMAILTVLILTSIFTSRIVSSERISSAVMLTIEAPWDTIDDGVKECFIDALRYAESQGKVFIYRVDSYGGYLDAGFEIGDAVLNAKIPTIAYVHRNKALSAGTLIILPSDILAVQKYSIIGAMQPVTVNPVTGEIVYINESKVLNPIIKRAEAYSYRAGRNITAVELFIRQALVFNSTEAILYNVADYEVSSLEELLDKINGRSVVVNGVEYVIDVKPYTIEEYSCSVRSRLISLLMNSYVANVFVTIGLLGTIFALVSGKLTVLPLTLLFLLLGLVSVGVSANFVSIFLIILGAVLLAIELFVIPGFGIVGISGILLLAFGFALLPAYIPSGVSPSPEYINTVRTIIIVVTVFLTSVFSIMIYKVVKVRRKKPVEFTPAGKKGRTVDWLKPGEIGFVKVEGEYWRAVSDEIIPPETEVIVVEMLENGVLKVKKTT; this is encoded by the coding sequence TTGAGGAGGAATAGGCTTCAATTATTTTTTACAGTCTCCATGGCTATTCTAACCGTATTGATTTTAACTAGTATTTTCACATCGAGGATTGTTTCTAGCGAGAGGATTTCCTCAGCCGTGATGCTAACTATCGAGGCACCCTGGGACACTATTGACGATGGAGTCAAAGAATGCTTTATAGATGCTCTGAGATATGCTGAGTCCCAGGGAAAGGTTTTCATCTACAGGGTGGACTCTTACGGGGGCTACCTTGACGCGGGATTCGAGATAGGGGATGCCGTGTTAAACGCTAAGATCCCAACAATCGCCTATGTCCATCGTAATAAGGCATTGAGCGCTGGAACATTGATCATCTTGCCCTCGGACATACTTGCCGTTCAAAAATACTCTATAATAGGGGCAATGCAACCCGTTACTGTCAACCCTGTTACAGGAGAAATAGTTTACATTAACGAGTCAAAAGTGTTGAACCCGATCATAAAGAGGGCTGAAGCATATTCCTATCGTGCAGGACGAAACATTACTGCGGTAGAGCTTTTCATTAGACAGGCACTCGTGTTTAATTCAACCGAGGCTATTCTATATAATGTTGCTGATTACGAGGTATCAAGTCTGGAAGAATTGCTCGACAAGATAAATGGGCGTAGCGTTGTAGTTAATGGTGTTGAATACGTTATAGATGTGAAACCCTACACGATAGAGGAGTACTCGTGTAGTGTGAGGTCACGGTTGATCTCTCTCCTCATGAACTCTTACGTGGCAAACGTTTTCGTGACAATAGGGTTGCTCGGAACAATATTTGCTCTTGTTTCAGGCAAGCTTACTGTTCTTCCTTTAACACTCCTATTTCTCCTCCTCGGGCTGGTTTCGGTTGGAGTTAGCGCGAACTTCGTATCAATATTTCTCATCATACTGGGCGCTGTATTATTGGCCATCGAATTATTCGTGATACCGGGCTTCGGGATCGTGGGTATAAGCGGGATTCTCCTGCTAGCCTTCGGGTTTGCACTCCTCCCGGCTTACATACCCTCGGGGGTTTCACCCTCTCCTGAATATATTAATACTGTGAGAACAATAATTATAGTGGTAACGGTTTTTTTGACAAGCGTTTTTTCAATCATGATTTACAAGGTGGTAAAGGTGAGGAGGAAGAAACCAGTGGAGTTCACTCCTGCCGGGAAGAAGGGTAGAACGGTGGATTGGTTGAAGCCTGGGGAGATAGGTTTCGTTAAGGTTGAAGGAGAGTATTGGAGGGCAGTGTCTGACGAGATTATACCGCCAGAAACTGAAGTAATAGTTGTTGAGATGCTTGAAAACGGTGTTTTAAAAGTTAAGAAAACGACATAG
- a CDS encoding aldehyde ferredoxin oxidoreductase family protein — protein MKGVWGRLLEVDLTAGTSRSIEIPEKVYRMFLGGRGLATYLLAREFREKWRFLDPLSPDNPLLLLTGPLTGYYPGVKLSVSGKSPQSNSIIGSVVSSEVAIELKASGFDGLVLKGSCEKPCYVFVENGNVEIRDASSIWGLGGLKLIKQFNSLLKEDVKADPKTPFVYIGPAGENKVRTAAVMAKLAHAAGYGGYGAVMGAKRVKAVAVKGYGSLPPVDDPESLNTLFRSALGNIKERMKRFRQWGTTEGTWHTGYYLSSMPVKNWSEEWHDVKDFSHVGFELETWVKNPWADWGCPVACMKLSIAKWKGEVFITDNPDYEMAAYLGSNLGVFTPKGAVVLSSLADELGLCGIQTGNVMGFAVELYEKGILTRDEVGYELKWGDVECLARLMKDIAYRRGIGEVLAEGTFRAARLLSEKKGVDLTKYAIQVKGIAVGAHGVRSGKDYPQPISYALSVQGGDHTSVAGFPVNSTESEAWYSILDSGVVCMFTVLDDSSLLEYLNKVTGWGLDPGEFYDIGRRIITLQRILLLIGGPDAEWSARDDDNPPRFYEPLPTGPYKGSALKREEVDELKKKYYAEMGWDEKGIPSEETLKRVGLEEFTPMLNMLY, from the coding sequence ATGAAGGGTGTTTGGGGAAGGCTCTTAGAGGTAGACTTAACCGCCGGAACCAGCCGCTCTATCGAAATACCTGAAAAAGTCTACAGAATGTTCCTAGGGGGGAGGGGGCTTGCAACTTACTTGCTAGCCAGGGAATTCCGCGAGAAATGGAGATTCCTCGACCCATTGTCCCCGGATAACCCCCTGCTATTGTTAACGGGACCGTTAACAGGCTACTACCCGGGCGTGAAGCTCAGCGTCTCAGGGAAGTCGCCACAATCCAATAGCATTATAGGAAGCGTCGTCTCCAGCGAGGTTGCCATCGAACTCAAGGCATCAGGGTTTGACGGGCTCGTGTTAAAAGGGAGCTGTGAAAAACCCTGCTATGTATTCGTTGAAAACGGGAATGTTGAGATCCGCGATGCTTCATCAATATGGGGTCTAGGGGGTTTAAAACTCATCAAGCAGTTCAACAGTCTTTTAAAAGAAGATGTTAAAGCGGATCCCAAAACCCCGTTCGTCTACATAGGTCCCGCAGGGGAGAACAAGGTTAGGACGGCAGCGGTCATGGCTAAACTAGCGCATGCAGCCGGCTACGGAGGCTACGGCGCAGTGATGGGTGCTAAAAGAGTGAAGGCAGTAGCTGTTAAAGGATATGGGAGCCTGCCCCCTGTCGATGATCCCGAATCCTTGAATACTTTATTCCGTAGCGCGCTCGGAAACATTAAGGAGAGGATGAAAAGATTCAGGCAATGGGGCACGACCGAGGGAACGTGGCACACTGGCTACTATTTGAGTAGCATGCCAGTGAAGAATTGGAGTGAAGAATGGCATGACGTGAAAGACTTCTCTCACGTTGGGTTCGAATTGGAAACATGGGTTAAGAACCCTTGGGCTGACTGGGGATGCCCCGTAGCATGTATGAAGCTGAGCATTGCAAAGTGGAAGGGAGAGGTGTTCATCACCGATAACCCTGATTACGAGATGGCGGCGTATCTCGGGAGTAACTTAGGGGTGTTCACCCCGAAGGGAGCGGTGGTCTTGTCGAGCCTGGCGGACGAGCTCGGCCTCTGCGGGATTCAAACCGGTAACGTGATGGGTTTTGCGGTCGAGCTTTACGAGAAAGGGATCCTTACGAGGGATGAAGTAGGGTATGAGTTGAAATGGGGTGATGTAGAGTGCCTCGCTAGGCTGATGAAGGACATAGCTTATCGGAGAGGCATCGGCGAAGTGCTGGCTGAAGGAACGTTTAGGGCTGCGAGACTCCTCTCGGAGAAGAAAGGAGTAGACCTGACAAAGTACGCGATCCAGGTTAAGGGCATCGCTGTAGGAGCTCACGGTGTGAGAAGCGGGAAAGACTATCCTCAGCCGATTTCATACGCCCTATCAGTCCAGGGCGGTGATCACACAAGTGTCGCAGGATTCCCCGTTAACTCTACTGAGTCTGAAGCTTGGTACTCGATCCTCGACAGCGGAGTTGTATGCATGTTTACGGTTTTAGACGACTCCTCGCTTCTCGAATACCTAAACAAGGTGACAGGCTGGGGCTTGGATCCCGGAGAATTCTATGACATAGGGAGGAGGATAATAACCCTGCAGAGAATCCTACTCCTCATCGGAGGGCCTGATGCTGAGTGGAGCGCTAGGGATGACGACAACCCTCCCAGATTCTACGAGCCTCTTCCAACAGGACCCTATAAGGGAAGTGCTCTTAAGAGAGAAGAAGTGGATGAGTTGAAGAAAAAATACTATGCTGAAATGGGATGGGACGAGAAGGGCATACCCTCGGAGGAAACCTTGAAGAGAGTCGGGCTTGAAGAATTCACTCCAATGTTGAACATGCTCTATTAA